In Maridesulfovibrio zosterae DSM 11974, a genomic segment contains:
- a CDS encoding methyl-accepting chemotaxis protein: protein MKIKSVNTVVTVIVFALIALTISAGVWWVSSSTYTAVFKEQKNAMDSVVNQSVKALELYMGQTSDVVKLIAKDQASREALEEGNIGPSDSLFKSLIGSSEDYWAAFLFDKNGKVVSGYNAKGKNMAGADRSSRGYVKKILSGTEFYIADNILKSKSGGGILIFAIAHAVRDSNGNIIGGVGVFPKWERYTKSFIDPFKIGKSGYSLMLDNTGTIIAHAADKKLYLTDVSKFEFVQTMLKEKNGGTEYVWQGRNKYMVFKTFPETGWVVAVTAYEDDLTSTAIYQRNVLLISGAVIILLLSTIMVTLIRSLVVRPVKNILEFSTEIASGNLKAELQGVFKYEFESLAEQINTMVTELKNKLGFSEGVLNGLTVPCSIIDPEGKMLWVNQEMCNLLETDISPENVSGVTSGEFFFGDATKQTMSQSAVNERKTQIRELEYTTFKGNLKHISVSTTIFLDIDGQMLGSITIGIDMTDIKLQAREIEQQHKLITIAASNAEDISQSLSSAAEELSAQIEQSNRGAEEQRDRVSETSTAMEEMNATVLEVASNAGTAAEDADNAREKAQGGAKVVQLVIEAADGVRSQADELKKSMEQLGVEASEIGNVLRVINDIADQTNLLALNAAIEAARAGDAGRGFAVVADEVRKLAENTMSATNEVGDAITKIQNMTKQNISATENAAESAYRSSELANESGQTLSEIVVLVENAADQVRSIATAAEQQSATSDEINRATEDISRISLETSQVMSEAARAVLEVSTMAAKLNEVIGDMQSK from the coding sequence ATGAAAATCAAGAGCGTAAATACTGTAGTAACAGTAATTGTATTTGCATTGATTGCTTTGACTATTTCTGCAGGCGTCTGGTGGGTTTCCAGTAGTACTTATACTGCTGTTTTTAAAGAACAGAAAAATGCTATGGATAGTGTCGTTAATCAGTCAGTGAAAGCTCTTGAACTATACATGGGGCAGACATCTGATGTTGTGAAATTGATTGCTAAGGACCAAGCCTCACGCGAGGCCTTGGAAGAAGGGAATATAGGTCCATCTGATAGCCTTTTCAAATCATTAATAGGATCTTCAGAAGATTATTGGGCAGCATTTTTATTTGATAAAAATGGTAAAGTCGTATCCGGGTACAATGCTAAAGGTAAAAATATGGCGGGAGCTGACAGGTCATCCCGTGGATATGTGAAAAAAATACTTTCTGGAACTGAATTTTATATTGCAGATAATATTTTGAAATCCAAGAGTGGCGGTGGAATTCTCATTTTTGCTATAGCTCATGCCGTACGTGATTCAAATGGAAATATTATTGGCGGGGTGGGGGTCTTCCCTAAATGGGAGCGATATACCAAAAGCTTTATTGATCCATTTAAAATCGGGAAAAGCGGATATAGCCTTATGCTGGACAATACGGGAACCATTATTGCCCATGCTGCTGATAAGAAGTTATACCTTACAGATGTTTCTAAATTTGAATTTGTCCAGACAATGTTAAAGGAAAAAAACGGTGGTACTGAATATGTCTGGCAAGGACGTAATAAGTATATGGTGTTTAAGACTTTTCCTGAGACCGGTTGGGTCGTTGCTGTTACAGCCTATGAAGATGACCTTACTTCAACGGCGATTTATCAGCGTAATGTTCTGTTAATATCAGGTGCCGTAATTATCCTGCTTCTTAGTACCATTATGGTTACTTTAATTCGGTCACTGGTTGTCAGACCTGTTAAAAATATACTCGAATTTTCAACTGAAATTGCTTCTGGAAATCTTAAAGCTGAGCTTCAGGGTGTTTTTAAGTATGAGTTTGAATCTCTTGCTGAGCAAATTAATACGATGGTGACAGAGCTTAAGAATAAACTAGGTTTTTCCGAAGGTGTGCTGAATGGATTGACCGTACCTTGTTCTATTATCGACCCAGAAGGTAAAATGCTTTGGGTTAACCAGGAGATGTGCAATCTTTTGGAAACAGATATTTCGCCTGAAAACGTCAGTGGAGTGACTTCCGGGGAGTTCTTTTTTGGTGATGCTACAAAGCAAACTATGTCGCAGTCTGCTGTGAATGAAAGAAAGACACAGATACGAGAGTTGGAATATACAACTTTTAAGGGCAATCTTAAACACATCAGTGTTTCAACAACGATCTTTTTAGATATTGACGGACAGATGCTTGGCTCTATTACTATTGGAATAGATATGACCGATATTAAGCTGCAGGCCAGAGAAATTGAGCAACAGCATAAACTCATTACTATTGCAGCTTCTAATGCCGAAGATATTTCGCAAAGTTTATCCAGTGCAGCTGAAGAGCTTTCTGCTCAGATTGAACAGTCTAACCGAGGAGCTGAAGAGCAGCGTGATAGAGTTTCTGAAACATCTACTGCAATGGAAGAAATGAATGCAACTGTTCTTGAAGTTGCCAGCAATGCCGGTACTGCCGCTGAAGATGCCGATAATGCCCGTGAAAAAGCTCAGGGCGGAGCTAAGGTTGTCCAACTGGTTATTGAAGCTGCAGATGGTGTCCGTTCACAGGCTGATGAACTTAAGAAATCCATGGAGCAACTGGGTGTTGAGGCTTCTGAGATAGGCAATGTCCTTCGGGTTATCAACGATATTGCTGACCAGACCAACCTGCTTGCACTTAATGCAGCAATTGAAGCAGCCCGTGCTGGAGATGCAGGGCGAGGTTTTGCTGTTGTTGCTGATGAAGTTCGTAAGCTTGCAGAGAATACTATGTCTGCAACAAATGAAGTCGGTGATGCTATTACTAAGATTCAGAATATGACTAAACAAAATATTTCTGCTACGGAAAATGCTGCTGAGTCTGCTTATCGTAGCAGTGAACTTGCAAATGAGTCAGGCCAGACTCTTTCAGAAATTGTTGTTTTGGTCGAAAATGCCGCTGATCAGGTCCGTTCGATTGCAACCGCAGCTGAGCAGCAGTCGGCAACCAGTGATGAAATTAACAGGGCAACTGAAGATATCAGCAGAATTTCTCTTGAGACTTCACAGGTTATGAGTGAGGCGGCAAGAGCCGTTTTAGAGGTTTCCACTATGGCTGC